From Malus sylvestris chromosome 1, drMalSylv7.2, whole genome shotgun sequence:
GGCAGGGGAGTGGCACTGTTGGTGTGTAACTTCGTTAACAGCGGAGTGAGGGAAACGGCGACGCATCAGACGGCCATCCTGAAGCGAGGCATGGTCACCGTAGGTGATTGGCGTCGGAGGTAGAAAGATCCAACGGCTGGGGACGTGGTAGCAGCTAACCTTGTGTTATACGGTGAGGTCTatgaaaaggaaagaaatgggAATATAGCATTGTGGAGAGTTTGGGTGTCTGGGCTGCTTGGAGAATTTGGCCACCGAGAGAGGGGTTTTGGTTTCTTGGGTTgtgcagattcacagtggaggtgaaaaaatgaaaaagaaccgacacaacttttcgtatcgattcccacaaacggcgccaaatgttgatgtacaaaatcggaggggtcttggaacaacgtaaatccgaccgtgaatctgcaagaaagtaaagaacataagatgtatcgtggttcaacccagtgtttgggctacgtccacactgatgttgattgtatttctctctgACTGTATGTATGGGTTACAAGGTTGGGGGGGAGTCcctcagagaaagagagagtttgagagagctctttgtttgtgaggatgagagcttgaggtttatgagggtgaggagacccttttatagaataagggctcctcacttattacatatttgcccctccatttattacataattacatttgagtcccccgattatttatacaatgtctaaatacagaggccctaagtatggtacaaacacaataCATAACCTATTTGTTGAGGAAGAGGTAGCACTAatcaaacacatctctcttatCATGTTCAATATGGATGATATCTTAATATGGAATATGGAGTCAAATGGAAAGTTTACAATGAGGAGTGCATACCATTTGGCACGGTATTATGGGGAAGTAAATGGGAATGAATCTAATGGTTGCTGAGGTCAAATTTTTGTGGAAAGTGATATGGAGAGCTCATGTACCGGGGAAGGTAAAAATCTATGTGAGGAGATGTTGCATGAATGCATTACCGACAAGGGACAACTTgaggaaaaataaattaaatataccGACAACATGTTTGTTGTGACGGGGATGTGGAAATGATTGATCACGTGATGAGGTTCTATCCCCGTGCAATGGTGGTGTGGTTTTCTAGTCCGTTGGGTATTAGAAACCAAGGGGATAGACGAAAAAGCTTGATGGAATGGATAGCTGCCATTGTAGGTTTGATGTCAAGTGAGAGTTTTGACTTGGTAATGGTTTTAATTTGGTGCATATGGACATAATGTAATGCAATGTTGTGGAATGGAAAGGCTCTGGAGCTTTTGGAAATGCACTGTAAATTGCAGACATGGCTACATGAATTCCATAAATGGCATGGGTCGAGGAAGAACACCAATGTGGTCACTGGGCAGCCACGGAAGTGTCCAGAAAATGAGTGGATTAAAAGTAATTTTGATGCGGCATGGGATGAACAATTAGAGATTGGAGGAGTAAGGGTAGTGATATGGAACGACAAAGGGGAATTCATGGTTGTAGTAGCAATGAGAGTTGAGGGAGTTGGTTCTCCATTGTTGGTAGAGATTATGGCAGCAAGGGAAGCATTGATTTTTTCACAACACCAACAGACTACACACGTGGAAGTTGAAGGGGATGCTCTGATGGTGAGCACAACACTTCAACATGAAGGCCTAAACGATTCATCTCCTTTTGGGCACATTATTACAAATATTAgacaaattttaaatgatttttctCAGTGCAAGGTTACATTTGGCCGACGCTCGACGAACAAGGTGGTACATAGGTTGACTAGATTGGGTTTAGCCCTTGATGCTCCGGTAGCTTGGTTCGAGGAACCTCCTGATGTAATAATATAGCTTTTAATTGATGATAGTAATCATATGTAATCTCTCATGGTGCGGGACAATCTTTTTCCCTTTGTTCGAGTTGAAATTTCTGGTAACAGAACATGTAAAATTATAGGAATATTTTTTGCTCTATTTATCATCATTGGATAAGTTTAAATATCGAGATTTGTATAGTGGAGAGATACAAATCTCAAAAATTAAActtattaaattataataaatagGTGCTGAGTATTACCATTACTTGAGGTGGTCTGGAAAATGCACCCTAGAATGATAATTATAGGGCACTATCATCAATGTATGTGCGTCCAACATAAATCATAGTTAGTTAAGTGGTGACGTGTGAGGTGGTGATCTATATCTATATCTCCACAAGAAATGTTAAGGAGTCCCTCTCAAAAGTGGGATGAACTCTCTACGCTTTTGGCACAATTTCTATACCAACATTATACAATAATGtactaaaaatataaagtgGTGAATAATCTTACCTTAAAAGAGCATCCTTAGCATTCTCATATTTCCACATATGCATTTAGGTTGGTTTGTTGTGGCTCTTGGAAGGAACGCCTGATAATCCCTTCATTCACAGGaacagacaaaaaaaaaaacaaaagaagagaaaaatataatataatggcAGGTCGCTGACCACCGGAAGCTGCACTCAATCTGTTCCAACCAATAGCGTCCCTCCGTACCATATCTTTTAACAATAAATCGactttttctaattttaattATGACATATATAAAACactatagaaagaaaaataaaggcggaaaaatgaaaaataaaaaaccattgatttcatttgtatttttttatagcGGAAGGCAAGAAGGAAAGAGTTTGCCTTGTATACTTAGTTGTTTATTGGTTGCGCTGCTCAACAACTTTGGGTTCACCGTCGCCATTCGCTCATTAAGTGTCTTCTTGTTTTTcagctgagagagagagagagattcagtCTGTCAGGTACGCTACTTGTGCACTCTTCTTCTGGTTCAAATCCCTGTTCTTTCCCATTTGAGATTGATAGAATTATCatagatatatgtatatgtatatatgcatgTGTTCATCGCATGGTTGATAGCTTGCAAGTTTCAACTCATGGCTTGcaataattttgtttattttctttctgtttCAACTTTCTATCCATGGCCTCATCATAGCATCATGGGTATTGGACTGGATTGGGGAATTGCAATTTTAGTTCAGTtccacatatacatacatactttCTCGCTCTTGTGCTTTCATCCAATCCGTCGCTTTTGGCTTgtcccttttcttttctattcTAATCTACGTGAATGATTCATGTATTCTTCTGTTTGTTTGTTCAATCATTGCCTTCAACTTCGTACTTGATATTACTCATAGTCATACTAGTAGTTCTTCGTTTACTAATGCAAGTCTTACTAATTGATTTGTGGCAGATCCTACAACAACTTAATCAATCTGCTCTTGATATATAGAGATACATACATATTCATAAAATAAGACAGCAATTGTTACTGTTATGGTAATTGTTTACACACAAGGAAAAGGCATATGATGGCCATAGCTGCTATTGTTGGCCTTGCTACGGGGAAGATGCTCTTGaattcctcttcctcttataaTTCAGATATCACAGAAAAACTCTTTCATCTCAATGACCACGCATTCTTACATTGCCATTTCTCTTCGACAAAGAATCTTGTCACTGCCAGAAAGTCTAATTCCAACTACACCAGTTCTAGATTTCCGTCTTCCAATCGACCCGACCGCTCCAGTAGGGCTCTCAAAGAACATGTAGATGCTGCCTTTGGTCCTTCCTCAACCGCACAGCAATGGTTTCACAGCTTCAACGACTTGGAGGAGGAAAGCTCTGATCTTGAATATTCAGTGGACACACTTCTTTTGCTACAGAAGTCTATGCTCGAAAAGCAGTGGAATCTTTCTTTCGAGAAAAAGGTATTTATGGATTCAACAATAAAAACAGCAACGAACAAGAGGATACCAGTCACTTGTTCTGGGGTATCTGCTCGCCACAGGAGAATGAGTACTAGGAGGAATGCTTTCAGTGCAAATCGTTGTCTAACGCAACCTAGCACCAATAAGCCGTTGAGGCCAGTCATGAGTCCAGAGCTGCTTCAGAATCGTTTAAAGGGTTATGTGAAGGGTGTTCTTAGTGAGGATTTGCTGACTCACACTGAGGTTGTACGCCTgtcaaagaaaattaaaattggcctCTCTGTCGAGGAGCATAAATCAAGGTTATAACACTTAATAACTTTCCATATTCTATGAATCATAAGTACTAAATTAAGTGGGTCAATGTCCATGACAAGACATTCAGAGTGACTGCAGGACAAGTGCTGAAACATTGATTTATTGGTTAAAAACTAGATATAACGTAGAAAGTATGTTGTTTACAAAACCCTTTTCAACTTGCCAAGTTAGGCTTCTTCACAATGAGCCGGTAGTTCTACTTTTTACTGGGTGAGGAGTGTGGGTGTAAGAGGTAATTGAGTGGGGTTGGAGTATATCTTTTTCTTactgttttaattaaattattcttTCGAGTAAGTTGACCTTTATGGAGACTGGTTCCTTCTGAACGAAAAAGTTCGTTGCTATCTGGTTGTTGCTAATCCTAATCCTTGCATTTGGATCTCCAGACTGAAGGAGCGACTGGGATGTGAGCCCTCTGATAAACAACTTGCAACTTCATTGAGGATTTCCCGTACTGAATTACTGTCAAAGTTGATCGAATGTTCTTTGGCAAGAGAGAAGCTGGCAATGAGCAATGTTCGTCTGGTCATGTCCATTGCTCAAAAATATGATAATATGGGTGCTGAAATGGCTGACCTAATCCAGGTTATTTTTTCTCTTCTTACTTCATATATGAGACCCCAATATATAGACCCAAACAACAGTAAGACAGAATTTTATTGGAATCTCATATGAGAAGTTCACTGTCTCTCATGTAGGGTGGGTTAATCGGACTATTGCGCGGAATTGAGAAATTTGATTCTTCAAAGGGGTTCAAAATTTCTACTTATGTTTACTGGTGGATACGTCAGGTAATGCCAATATTTCCCCTTGAAATGGTAAATAACTTACTGTCGACATGCAAAATTGACGGATCGGCTAAACTTACGCTGGTTACTTTTTCCTTATATTCTCAGGGTGTGTCAAGAGCACTCGTTGAAAATTCGAAAACCTTGAGACTGCCGACACATTTGCACGAGAGGTTAGGTTTAATCAGAAATGCAAAAATTAGACTGGAAGAGAAAGGAATAACTCCATCAATTGATGTAAGTCTTTTGTTATTATCTTCAGAAAGCAATTGCTTTGCTCACAAAAAATCTGTGAACATGCTGATGCCAGCAACCATAAGTTTCAAATGTTTTTACTTACAGTGACAATGTTGATTTATCACTCTGCTCTCTTGGTTGATATGTGCTTCTTGTATTACATTTCAATATCAGAGAATCGCAGAAAGTCTGAATATGTCCAGAAAGAAAGTTAGGAATGCTACAGAGGTACCAAGTGCTTGTGGTATTCTGTTTTTATTGCATTCTCATGTTGTTATCTCCATGCTGACCGTGCAGTTTCTTGATCTGTAGGCAATCGGTAAGGTTTTTTCACTTGATAGGGATGCATTCCCCTCTTTGAATGGACTTCCAGGAGAAACTCATCATAGTGTAAGTGTCGATTACACCACCTCAATTTCTGCCATTCCAGTTCAGTAAATTTTCCATTCC
This genomic window contains:
- the LOC126633521 gene encoding RNA polymerase sigma factor sigA-like gives rise to the protein MMAIAAIVGLATGKMLLNSSSSYNSDITEKLFHLNDHAFLHCHFSSTKNLVTARKSNSNYTSSRFPSSNRPDRSSRALKEHVDAAFGPSSTAQQWFHSFNDLEEESSDLEYSVDTLLLLQKSMLEKQWNLSFEKKVFMDSTIKTATNKRIPVTCSGVSARHRRMSTRRNAFSANRCLTQPSTNKPLRPVMSPELLQNRLKGYVKGVLSEDLLTHTEVVRLSKKIKIGLSVEEHKSRLKERLGCEPSDKQLATSLRISRTELLSKLIECSLAREKLAMSNVRLVMSIAQKYDNMGAEMADLIQGGLIGLLRGIEKFDSSKGFKISTYVYWWIRQGVSRALVENSKTLRLPTHLHERLGLIRNAKIRLEEKGITPSIDRIAESLNMSRKKVRNATEAIGKVFSLDRDAFPSLNGLPGETHHSYIADNRLENVPWNGVDALALKDEVNKLINMMLGDREREIIRLYYGLDNECLTWENISKRIGLSRERVRQVGLVALEKLKHGARKNEMEALLVKH